From the Eschrichtius robustus isolate mEscRob2 chromosome 3, mEscRob2.pri, whole genome shotgun sequence genome, the window TTCAGCAGAGCTTTGGATGACAGTGAGTTGGATTCACTGACCTCCATGTTAGAAGTCTTGCAGTATACAGACCAATTTTCCTAGGATCTGATTTCTCCTAGATGAGGTGAAACTCCATGCCTCATATCAACAAAACAGAGACGAGACTCGGGAATTACGGCGCTCTCCCTACTTCCCCCTCCACTCACATCCAAGGTGCCGCTGCTCTTGAGATCGCCTACCGGGTTTGTCAGTCTAATTGTGGGAAACGCCTTTGCTGCAGTTTTATGTAACCGTGGTTCCGAAGCCTGGGATCCTTCTTTCGGTGTTGTACGCGGCGCTGGTACTCTATTCTCCTTTCCGTCTCTGGATTCCATTTGCTCTTCCTCTGGTCATCTCCACTATTCCTTTCTTCCTAGCCTAAATTTAATGCCTTCTGGGGGCacacagggagagagacagaggcgaAAACAGCGACGGGATCCGGAAGCTGGGATCCGAATTGTCCCGGGGACTCTGGCAAATAGATCTTTTAAAAGATTGGAGTCTGAGGGGGGAGGCGCAATAtaagagtaggggattaagagatacaaactactatgtataaaataaataagctagaaGAATATATCGTACCGCACAGAGAATGTAActggtattttataataactaaacGGAgtctaatttataaaaatattgaatcgctGTCGATACACTTGAAACTGATATaaaattgtaagtcaactatacttcagaaataaataagttaaataaataaataaaaataaacggtGAGAGTCCATTAGAGGGAGCTGTGGAGGGTGAAGGAGGGATAGGGAAACAGCAGAAAAGAAATGACGAAATGTCGAGCGGGCTGGGCCCATTTGGACAGCTTCCCGCCCGCGCGCTTTCGGTTTTCAATCTGGTCCGCTACTCTTGTATATCAGGGGAAAAGCCGACCTTTCTTGTCTCAAAGGTGTTTTCAGACTTCATCTGCTATGTCGGGAAGAGGGAAGGGCGGGAAAGGCTTGGGCAAGGGTGGTGCTAAGCGCCACCGCAAAGTTTTGAGAGATAACATCCAAGGTATCACCAAGCCCGCCATTCGGCGCCTTGCTCGGCGCGGGGGAGTGAAGCGCATCTCCGGTCTTATTTACGAAGAGACCCGAGGTGTGTTGAAGGTGTTCCTGGAGAATGTCATTCGGGACGCGGTCACCTACACGGAGCACGCCAAGCGCAAGACGGTCACTGCCATGGACGTGGTGTACGCGCTCAAACGGCAGGGACGTACCCTGTATGGCTTCGGAGGCTAAGCTGCAGCTTCTGTACTACGTGACAATCTCAAAGGCCCTTTTTAGGGCCAACCACACAGTCATCAGAAGAGCTAGACACTTGCCTGAAGTATAGGTAACTTTGAATTTGGGGGTTGGTTAGTAGTGGGACCAGGAGTCTAGGAGGTACCGATGCCCAACAAAAGTGCTAACAGCCCTGAAAACCCGGTCACTTACCAAAAGCTGCCTTTCACTTGCCTGCCTCAATTTTTGCCAACCTGAAAGGCTATACGTGCTCCAGGTTTAAAGCGTTTTTCAGTTCGCTTTTGGGCGTGTATCATTTGTAGTCGTTGGGCCAGACTGCGGAAAGTGGTGTGTGTGGGCTTCACTTACCAGGTCTACAGTGAGGGACTGGGCTGGGCGCCTTAACGCTGTGATCACATTGGGTAATTGTGTCATTACTGTCTACTCACTTCAAAAGGTGCAAAAGCACTAGCAGAACCAAATCCAGTCACCAACCattcaaaaatgaaacaaatataggTTGTTAGACCAGAGATGAGCTCATTAATACAATACTTAAGTACATCTGGAAATTATCTGGCTAGTGTATGAAAAgtatttttggtttcctttgtttttggtgttaaaGGCCCCTCACAGTTATCTGCTGAGAGTAGTGCCTGTGCGTGCACACGTACGCTACATTTAAGGGAGAATTTAGTTTATGAGGTTTGTCTTATAGTGATAACATTACAAAGAGACAAATGCAGAAGCAACTAAGTATGAACCTTATATAAAATCTGAGCAAACTATGTAACCTTTATGTGAAAGCAAGTCTTCAAGAAACAGTTCGGATATGTGACTTTTCCATTAGGGCCTGTTACAGCCTAGAGTAAGAGACCGGCAGAAACATACCCACCATCAATACAGAAAGCACaatttaatttttgacaaggcAAAAGCAAAttctcctttatatatatatgtgaagcCATTCTCTATACTATCACTTCTAAATCACCTTGATTTGAATTGAAATGTAGGTCCACGCCTCTGGTCCTTAAACCTAATTATAGTTTTGCAGCTATTACATTTGCaagtaaaagatttttttttggtgttcTATCTAGGCTTATGATTTTACAGCTAAATTTGGCTTGTATGTAGCCAAGAAAAAAATCCTACAGAAGAAGTTCTGTCAGTTCCCAAAAGATAAGCCAGCTATTGCTTTATTGGTCTCCACACTTGGCAGCTCTCATTAGCATCAAACACTTGGTGAGCTAGGTTTAAAACATGGTGCTTAGCAATGGAAATGCCAGAAAGTCAAAGCATGTGAGACTTGCCTGTAAGAGCTTATTATCAGAATAGgggataaaaataatacataaatacatacatatacaatacATACATACTAACATACACAGCCCAAAAGTACATGGTGGCACATAGTCGGTATGATGAGAAATGTAGCCGATGATTACTATAGGAGTCTTAACACTACAGAAGTCACTGGCTGCTGGGAAATGAGCAAGATTGGCTGTGGAGGTCAGGCTTGTGTCAGACTGTTAAGAAGGaaccgagggacttccctgatggtccagtggttaagactcagtgctccaacgcagggggcctgggttcgatccctggtcagggaactagatcccacatgccgcaactaagacccggcgcagccaaataaataaatatataaatattaaaaaaaaaaaaaaggaaggaaccgAATGCTCGGCATCCTATTAAGAGATACagtaaaggggaaggggaggatcAGGGGGTGAGAGGCAAGAATAACATTTGTGAAGATGTCCAAGTGAGAAATAAATAAGAGGATTCAATGGTCAAGATGTTTCATCTTCCCTTTAAATTAAAATCTCAACTGCAACTGATGGCATTTGTATTTCAAAtatcactgtgatttttttttttttttaactttaaaggcAATGCAGATTGAATATATCTGATCCTCACTGAGATACTCTGGAGAAGGAGATATCAAAAGTTTGAAGAGAAACCAAAGAAtaaaggaagggggtgggggaacatGTCCATTATCTAaactagtggttctcaaagtgtggtctctaGTCT encodes:
- the H4C14 gene encoding histone H4, whose product is MSGRGKGGKGLGKGGAKRHRKVLRDNIQGITKPAIRRLARRGGVKRISGLIYEETRGVLKVFLENVIRDAVTYTEHAKRKTVTAMDVVYALKRQGRTLYGFGG